In one Pseudomonas sp. R84 genomic region, the following are encoded:
- a CDS encoding YggL family protein: MATNRSQRLRKKLCVDEFQELGFELNLDFKEDLSEEAIDAFLEAFIKEAMEANGLGYVGGDDFGLVCLQKRGSVNEEQRAAVEAWLKTRSELTKYDVSPLLDVWYPEKPINAAK, translated from the coding sequence ATGGCGACTAACCGTTCCCAGCGTCTGCGCAAAAAACTGTGCGTTGATGAATTTCAAGAGCTGGGTTTCGAACTGAACCTGGACTTCAAAGAAGACTTGTCCGAAGAAGCCATTGACGCTTTCCTCGAAGCCTTCATCAAAGAAGCCATGGAAGCCAATGGTCTGGGTTATGTTGGCGGCGACGACTTCGGTCTGGTTTGCCTGCAGAAGCGTGGCTCGGTCAACGAAGAGCAGCGCGCTGCCGTTGAAGCCTGGCTGAAAACCCGCTCCGAGCTGACCAAGTATGACGTCAGCCCGTTGCTGGACGTTTGGTATCCGGAAAAGCCGATCAACGCGGCTAAGTGA
- a CDS encoding benzoate/H(+) symporter BenE family transporter: MNDATHTRLRPLADTSPSAIVAGFIAMMTGYTSSLVLMFQAGQAAGLTSGQISSWIWAISIGMAVCSIGLSLRYRTPITIAWSTPGAALLITSLGGVSYGEAIGAYITCAVLVTICGLTGSFERLVKKIPASLAAALLAGILFKIGSEIFVAAQHRTGLVLGMFFTYLLVKRLSPRYAVLAALLIGTALSGFMGLLDFSGFHLEVATPVWTTPHFSLAATISIGIPLFVVAMTSQNMPGIAVLRADGYNVPASPLITTTGIASLLLAPFGSHGINLAAISAAICTGPHAHEDRNKRYTAAVWCGIFYGIAGVFGATLAALFAALPKELVLSIAALALFGSIINGLSIAMTEVKEREAALITFMVTASGLTLFSIGSAFWGIVAGVLTLLILNWRKA; the protein is encoded by the coding sequence ATGAACGACGCCACCCACACTCGACTGCGCCCTCTGGCCGACACCTCGCCCTCGGCGATCGTCGCCGGTTTCATTGCGATGATGACCGGCTACACCAGCTCACTGGTGCTGATGTTCCAGGCCGGGCAAGCGGCGGGCCTGACCAGCGGCCAGATTTCTTCGTGGATCTGGGCGATTTCCATTGGCATGGCAGTGTGTTCGATCGGTCTGTCGCTGCGCTATCGCACGCCGATCACCATCGCCTGGTCGACGCCCGGCGCGGCCCTGCTGATCACCAGTCTTGGCGGTGTCAGCTATGGCGAGGCCATCGGCGCCTACATCACTTGCGCGGTGCTGGTGACGATCTGCGGGCTGACCGGCAGCTTCGAGCGGCTGGTAAAAAAGATTCCGGCCTCTTTGGCGGCGGCATTGCTGGCAGGGATTCTGTTCAAGATCGGCAGCGAAATCTTCGTCGCCGCGCAGCATCGTACCGGGCTGGTACTGGGGATGTTTTTTACCTATCTGCTGGTCAAGCGTCTGTCACCGCGCTACGCCGTGCTCGCCGCGCTGCTGATCGGCACCGCGCTGTCGGGCTTCATGGGCTTGCTGGATTTCAGCGGTTTTCATCTGGAAGTGGCGACGCCGGTATGGACGACGCCGCACTTCTCGCTGGCGGCGACCATCAGCATCGGCATTCCATTGTTCGTGGTCGCGATGACCTCGCAGAACATGCCCGGCATCGCTGTCCTGCGCGCCGATGGCTACAACGTACCGGCCTCGCCGCTGATCACCACCACCGGTATCGCCTCGCTGCTGCTGGCGCCGTTCGGCTCCCACGGCATCAACCTGGCGGCCATCAGCGCAGCGATCTGCACCGGGCCGCACGCCCATGAAGATCGCAACAAGCGCTACACCGCGGCGGTCTGGTGCGGGATTTTCTACGGGATTGCCGGGGTGTTCGGCGCGACATTGGCGGCATTGTTTGCCGCGCTGCCGAAGGAACTGGTGCTGTCGATTGCGGCGCTGGCGTTGTTCGGTTCGATCATCAATGGTTTAAGCATTGCCATGACCGAGGTGAAGGAACGGGAAGCGGCGTTGATCACCTTTATGGTCACGGCCTCGGGGTTGACGCTGTTTTCCATTGGTTCGGCGTTTTGGGGGATTGTTGCGGGGGTGCTGACCTTGCTGATCCTCAATTGGCGCAAAGCTTAA
- a CDS encoding diguanylate cyclase: MSLHPVRPKILGFISEDVSAWLVALLVLLAGGILTGLLAWATLNQFQQQTRQRFQLLANERYSRIEERFQDQEQRLDGLRRFFANSESVSRAEFDGYTQPLLMRTQAYSFALKVSGAERAAFEQRVRDEGLSNFTLRELNAQGELQLAGVRDAYVPVLYSQTQSRLGSPLGYDLLAQPLRRDTLQRADRLGGLAVSQPMHLVSIEPSYARGVLLVAPVSRSGERQSFGYVMAVISMRQLLADGLPDAFHDYLSVRILDMSTNDQHEVLFESTNEPAPSDLTATRLVRMADHDYQVDILPSDAFVQANHSSVGSVIILGSLLSLLLSALLYVLVSQRQRALRMVELRTQELHASEQELRGTHGQLRGVLNAATQVAIIATDLRGVINTFNPGAEQMLGYSSAEVVGHMTLENLHLPRELTARAAELSARYGKSIPTCHAMLVEGGEVGGHEAREWTLVRSDGSHIPVNMLATPVLDEQGLWVGHLAICIDITERKRVHEVLAARDVLLKKLSAHVPGGIYQFKMEFDGRFSVIYASDGIREIYELEPDVLLFNAEAIFTRIHPQDVTRVRSSIRASADSLSPWREEYRVQLPERGLRWVRGEATPEELPGGGVLWHGYISDISDLKRVEEELRALSVTDSLTGIHNRRYFQERLTTEMARVERGGGELSVIMLDIDHFKRINDQYGHAVGDRVLQAVCERIGHRLRRTDVFCRLGGEEFMVLCPDIDGEHAYMLAVELWQGLRSAPVDVVGVVTASFGIASWRPEEGADALLLRADSGVYMAKQRGRDRVEQMS, from the coding sequence ATGTCGTTGCACCCCGTGCGCCCAAAGATTCTGGGTTTCATCAGCGAAGACGTCTCGGCCTGGCTGGTCGCGCTGCTGGTATTGCTCGCCGGCGGGATTCTCACGGGGCTGCTCGCCTGGGCCACCCTCAATCAGTTTCAGCAACAAACCCGTCAGCGTTTTCAACTTCTGGCCAACGAACGTTACAGTCGCATCGAAGAACGCTTTCAGGATCAGGAGCAACGCCTCGACGGCCTGCGCCGCTTCTTCGCCAACTCTGAATCGGTGTCCCGCGCCGAATTCGACGGTTACACCCAACCCTTATTAATGCGTACCCAGGCCTATTCGTTTGCCCTCAAGGTCAGCGGTGCCGAGCGCGCTGCGTTCGAGCAACGGGTGCGTGACGAAGGCCTGAGTAACTTCACCCTGCGTGAACTGAATGCACAGGGCGAGCTGCAACTGGCTGGCGTGCGCGATGCCTATGTGCCGGTGCTCTATAGCCAGACGCAAAGTCGGCTCGGCTCACCGTTGGGTTATGACCTGCTCGCGCAACCTTTACGCCGCGACACGTTGCAACGCGCCGACAGGCTCGGCGGTCTGGCAGTATCGCAACCGATGCATCTGGTCAGCATCGAGCCGTCCTATGCGCGCGGTGTGCTGCTCGTCGCGCCTGTAAGCCGCAGTGGCGAGCGCCAATCGTTCGGCTACGTGATGGCGGTGATCAGCATGCGTCAGTTGCTGGCCGACGGTTTGCCGGATGCCTTCCATGACTATCTGTCGGTGCGCATTCTCGACATGTCGACCAATGATCAGCACGAGGTGTTGTTCGAGTCGACCAATGAACCGGCGCCGAGCGACCTGACTGCCACGCGCTTGGTGCGCATGGCCGATCATGATTATCAGGTCGATATTCTGCCGAGCGACGCGTTCGTTCAGGCCAACCATTCGTCGGTCGGCAGTGTGATCATTCTGGGCAGCTTGCTCAGTCTGCTGCTCAGCGCCTTGCTCTATGTGTTGGTCAGTCAGCGCCAGCGCGCCTTGCGCATGGTCGAATTGCGCACACAGGAACTGCATGCCAGCGAACAGGAGCTGCGCGGCACCCACGGTCAGTTGCGCGGCGTGCTGAATGCGGCGACGCAGGTGGCGATCATCGCTACCGACCTGCGCGGTGTGATCAATACCTTCAACCCAGGCGCCGAACAAATGCTCGGCTACAGCAGCGCCGAGGTGGTCGGTCACATGACCCTGGAAAACCTGCACCTGCCCCGTGAGCTGACGGCCCGTGCTGCCGAATTGAGTGCGCGCTACGGTAAAAGCATCCCGACCTGCCACGCGATGCTGGTCGAGGGCGGCGAAGTCGGCGGCCACGAGGCCCGCGAGTGGACGCTGGTGCGCAGCGATGGCAGCCATATTCCGGTGAACATGCTGGCCACCCCGGTGCTCGATGAGCAGGGTTTATGGGTCGGGCATCTGGCGATCTGCATCGACATCACCGAGCGCAAGCGCGTGCACGAAGTGCTGGCCGCGCGCGACGTGCTGCTAAAGAAACTCAGCGCGCACGTACCCGGCGGCATCTATCAGTTCAAGATGGAATTCGACGGACGCTTCAGTGTGATCTACGCCAGCGACGGCATCCGCGAGATCTACGAGCTGGAGCCGGACGTGCTGCTGTTCAACGCCGAAGCGATCTTCACGCGCATTCATCCACAGGACGTTACTCGTGTGCGCTCTTCCATTCGCGCCTCGGCCGACAGCCTCAGCCCGTGGCGCGAGGAATACCGCGTGCAACTGCCCGAACGTGGCCTGCGCTGGGTGCGCGGCGAGGCGACGCCGGAGGAACTGCCGGGCGGCGGCGTGCTGTGGCACGGCTATATCTCGGATATTTCCGACCTGAAACGCGTGGAAGAAGAACTGCGTGCGCTGTCGGTGACCGATTCGCTGACCGGCATCCACAACCGCCGCTATTTTCAGGAACGCCTGACCACGGAAATGGCCCGGGTCGAGCGCGGTGGCGGCGAGCTGTCGGTGATCATGCTCGACATCGACCATTTCAAACGCATCAACGATCAGTACGGCCATGCCGTGGGCGACCGCGTGCTGCAAGCGGTGTGCGAGCGGATCGGCCATCGATTGCGGCGCACCGATGTGTTCTGTCGCTTGGGCGGCGAGGAATTCATGGTGCTGTGCCCGGACATCGACGGCGAACACGCGTACATGTTGGCGGTTGAGTTGTGGCAGGGTTTGCGCAGTGCGCCGGTGGATGTGGTCGGCGTGGTCACGGCGAGTTTCGGGATCGCCAGTTGGCGACCGGAGGAGGGCGCGGATGCGCTGTTGTTGCGGGCGGACTCGGGTGTGTATATGGCGAAGCAGCGCGGGCGCGATCGCGTCGAGCAGATGAGTTAG
- the dacB gene encoding D-alanyl-D-alanine carboxypeptidase/D-alanyl-D-alanine-endopeptidase, translating into MIKSLRPLLLAGLLLPLALPVSAATINTSLTPNVEKALKASKLQPSALSLVMVPLDGPGTPTVFNADVSVNPASTMKLVTTYAALEMLGPNHQWKTEFYTDGDLNGGILNGNLYLKGGGDPKLNMEKLWLLMRDLRANGVTQITGDLILDRNFFVQPVLPEFNDDGNDENKPFLVKPDSLLVNLKALRFVARNDNGRVLISVEPPIASIHIANTVKALPSKQCTGGVRYNPVPEADGSVTVTVAGQLGEGCSSQTYLSLLDHATYTAGAVRAIWKELGGSIQGKDRLASTPGNAKLLARAYSPDLAEIIRDINKYSNNTMAQQLFLSLGQKFRNDADGDDAKAAQRVVRQWMAKKGITAPHLVMENGSGLSRAERVSAREMASMLQAAWHSPYAAEYISSLPIAGTDGTMRKRLKTTAMRGEAHVKTGTLNTVRAIAGFSRDVNGNTWAVVAILNDKAPFGASSVLDQVLLDLYKQPKLAQTASVL; encoded by the coding sequence ATGATCAAATCGTTGCGTCCTCTATTGCTCGCTGGCCTTCTTCTGCCTCTGGCCCTGCCTGTTTCTGCTGCCACCATCAATACTTCCCTGACCCCCAACGTTGAAAAAGCCCTCAAGGCGAGCAAATTGCAGCCCAGCGCCCTGTCGCTGGTGATGGTGCCGCTCGACGGCCCGGGCACGCCGACCGTGTTCAATGCCGACGTTTCGGTCAACCCGGCCTCGACCATGAAACTGGTGACTACCTACGCGGCGCTGGAAATGCTCGGCCCCAATCATCAATGGAAGACCGAGTTCTACACCGACGGCGACCTCAATGGCGGCATCCTCAACGGCAACCTCTACCTCAAGGGTGGCGGCGATCCGAAGCTGAACATGGAAAAACTCTGGCTGCTGATGCGCGACCTGCGCGCCAACGGCGTGACCCAGATCACCGGCGACCTGATCCTCGACCGCAACTTCTTCGTGCAGCCGGTGCTGCCGGAATTCAACGATGACGGCAATGACGAGAACAAACCGTTCCTGGTCAAACCGGATTCGCTGCTGGTCAACCTCAAAGCCCTGCGCTTTGTTGCCCGCAACGACAATGGCCGGGTACTGATCTCGGTTGAACCGCCGATTGCCAGCATCCACATCGCCAACACCGTTAAAGCCCTGCCCTCCAAACAATGCACCGGCGGCGTGCGCTACAACCCGGTGCCAGAAGCTGATGGCAGCGTGACCGTGACCGTGGCCGGCCAGTTGGGCGAAGGTTGCAGCTCGCAGACTTACCTGTCGCTGCTCGACCACGCGACCTACACCGCCGGCGCCGTGCGGGCGATCTGGAAAGAACTGGGTGGCAGCATTCAGGGCAAGGATCGTCTGGCCTCGACGCCGGGCAACGCCAAACTGCTCGCGCGTGCCTACTCGCCGGATCTGGCGGAGATCATCCGCGACATCAACAAATACAGTAACAACACCATGGCTCAGCAATTGTTTCTGAGTCTTGGGCAGAAATTCCGCAACGACGCCGACGGTGATGACGCGAAAGCCGCACAACGTGTGGTGCGCCAGTGGATGGCGAAGAAAGGCATTACTGCGCCGCACCTGGTGATGGAGAACGGCTCCGGCCTGTCCCGTGCTGAACGGGTCAGCGCCCGTGAAATGGCAAGCATGCTGCAAGCCGCCTGGCACAGCCCGTATGCCGCCGAGTACATCAGCTCGCTGCCGATCGCTGGTACCGACGGCACCATGCGCAAGCGTCTGAAGACCACGGCAATGCGCGGTGAAGCGCACGTCAAGACAGGTACTTTGAACACTGTGCGAGCGATTGCCGGTTTCAGCCGTGATGTGAATGGCAACACCTGGGCGGTGGTGGCGATCCTCAACGACAAGGCACCGTTTGGGGCATCGTCGGTTCTGGATCAGGTGCTGCTCGATCTGTACAAACAGCCGAAACTGGCGCAGACCGCTTCGGTCCTCTGA